The following are encoded together in the Babesia microti strain RI chromosome II, complete genome genome:
- a CDS encoding mitochondrial inner membrane protease subunit 1 (overlaps_old_locusTagID:BBM_II03240) has translation MHIPHNIKCKYLNYLSHNFKHNIRLNLLYRLITGITAIHITTNHVIGLTLTSGPSMEPLIDQNGTLLIYTMTTFNKLLSGFSPCYKRGDVIIAKSTQDCQKRICKRIMGLEGDVIGGKIIPINCIWVEGDARSNSFDSRHYGPIPLSNVLGRVKVIISTNSLKIL, from the exons ATGCATATACCacataatattaaatgcaaatatttaaattaccTGTCacacaattttaaacataatATTAGACTAAATCTCCTATATCGTCTCATAACAGGTATAACAGCTATTCACATTACTACTAATCATGTAATAGGCCTTACATTG ACTAGTGGTCCAAGTATGGAACCACTAATTGACCAAAATGGAACCCTTTTAATATACACTATGACTacatttaacaaattattaagtGGGTTTTCTCCCTGTTACAAAAGGGGCGACGTTATCATCGCAAAAAGTACACAGGATTGCCAAAAAAGGATATGCAAACGAATTATGGGATTAGAAGGGGATGTCATTGGGGGTAAAATTATACCTATTAATTGCATCTGGGTGGAAGGTGATGCTAGAAGTAATTCATTTGATAGCAGGCATTACGGGCCAATACCCCTTAGCAATGTTTTAGGTCGCGTCAAAGTGATCATATCTACCAATTCATTGAAGATCCTCTGA
- a CDS encoding hypothetical protein (overlaps_old_locusTagID:BBM_II03255) encodes MLYNSHDHYIVAIYLCVAQIDTVELAVFKISSSLYVSTFNPSLLPCLLVSLFKNININTHICNVPSCICINSGITWSNKYNG; translated from the exons ATGCTATACAATTCACATGACCATTATATCGTTgctatatatttatgtgttGCTCAGATAGATACTGTAGAACTTGCggtatttaaaattagttCTAGTTTATATGTATCCACATTTAATCCATCTCTTCTACCTTGTTTGTTAGTGTCCTTG TTTAAGAACatcaatataaatactcaTATTTGTAACGTTCCTAGTTGTATATGTATTAATTCAGGTATTACATGGTCGAATAAATACAATGGATAG
- a CDS encoding beta-catenin-like protein 1 (overlaps_old_locusTagID:BBM_II03265), producing the protein MDNQVKYLVNNIVDIHSLENAVALLDRRYKTNIEQRLQHPNQPEKWIKSEVDLDEEIQKFRSVATLPEIYDSLISLGGFNLFLTLLTHDNTDIAILALSILAEIIDPETIDQLPAESTFITNIISSKLPELTVQLLYKIDEDASEDDYNAATNAMEMIEHLIEIDPEVTNRFLSCDLGEYFIRRCRIHKTDGMDTNRIYSLELLAICLQTSSNWRHTFGNANNIEKLLKLIAQFRKLDPDSTEENEIMENSFQCLCNLMLCPPAQQLFGSTQGLDLIIRILHERKKSYRSAITLLDYCLLNCSQNCDLFVTKLGLKSLFAIFMRRGVQTKPNSAHELEEDEHVIGIIYSLCSYCTGAQISRVLNKFVEHRYEKLERLVELHDKYIISSKKQAKTSQFKNIINMDVDQGNYLESLEHGRSICQMADIIIVRLYNMGNTTVSSCIMLFLHNKGIKIQDIYQNIMDYIEHLSDDADDERKKLNTLLKTFLHGAYNCNLFIE; encoded by the exons ATGGATAATCaggtaaaatatttagtgaataat ATAGTGGATATCCACTCGTTGGAGAATGCAGTGGCATTGCTCGATCGTAGGTACAAAACAAACATTGAACAGAGACTACAGCATCCAAACCAACCAGAAAA atGGATTAAGTCAGAAGTGGATCTTGATGAAGAGATTCAGAAATTTAGATCTGTTGCAACTTTGCCAGAAATTTATGATTCATTAATCTCTTTGGGAGGATTTAACCTATTCCTAACCCTCCTAACCCACGATAACACGG ATATCGCAATTCTAGCCCTTTCCATTCTAGCTGAGATTATAGACCCGGAGACTATCGACCAGTTACCCGCAGAATCCacatttatcacaaatataatatcatctaAACTACCAGAATTAACGGTTCAATTGCTATACAAAATCGATGAAG ATGCTAGTGAAGACGATTACAATGCCGCCACTAATGCCATGGAAATGATAGAACATCTCATCGAAATAGACCCTGAAGTGACTAATCGGTTTTTATCATGTGATTTGGGtgaatatttcattagACGTTGTCGAATACATAAGACAGATGGGATGGATACTAACAGAATTTATTCACTGGAATTACTTGCCATTTGCCTTCAAACTTCCAGTAACTGGAGGCATACCTTTGGCAACGCAAATAACATAGAAAAACTACTCAAATTGATAGCACAATTTAGGAAATTAGATCCGGATTCCACTGAAGAAAATGAGATTATGGAAAACTCATTTCAGTGCCTATGTAATCTTATGTTATGCCCACCGGCACAGCAATTGTTTGGTTCCACGCAGGGATTGGACTTAATAATTCGTATATTACATGAGAGAAAGAAATCATATCGCTCAGCAATCACACTTTTGGACTATTGCTTGTTGAATTGTTCTCAGAATTGCGACTTATTTGTTACCAA GTTGGGCTTAAAATCGCTATTTGCCATATTTATGCGCCGAGGTGTCCAAACCAAACCAAATTCTGCGCATGAACTTGAAGAAGATGAGCATGTAATAGgaataatttattcattatGCTCATATTGTACCGGTGCACAAATATCACGAGTGTTGAACAAATTTGTCGAACATCGCTATGAAAAACTTGAAAGATTAGTAGAGTTACAtgacaaatatattatttcttCGAAGAAGCAAGCCAAAACATCtcaattcaaaaatata ATTAATATGGATGTGGACCAGGGAAATTACCTTGAGAGCCTTGAACACGGCCGGTCCATATGCCAAATGGcagatataattattgtgaGGTTGTACAACATGGGGAATACCACTGTATCTTCTTGtattatgttatttttgCATAACAAAGGCATTAAGATCCAGGACATTTATCAAAACATCATGG ATTACATCGAGCATCTATCCGACGACGCTGATGATGAACGCAAAAAATTGAACACTTTACTAAAAACATTCCTACACGGAGCATACAACtgcaatttatttatagaatga
- a CDS encoding conserved Plasmodium protein, unknown function (overlaps_old_locusTagID:BBM_II03260) translates to MKSAESNLLSAALLELSIQAQDLERKVTTLSQLEELKSKISEKDELIERLKLKISQIEATNLDLENKLSNANQSTNGSTNIPIPSVDYPEYVVYNLLDKLYLHVPDWQISTFSSEINRLLTLNPGLADHPTVISVLQGSVIQDALVLIDRLEDETDCTEIESQLSNFSNQRTLLANRLCLFLILKNMHLTNIYKILFTSLFYENSRIVAIIKDALFAKMLDLQLLSDNSDFKHPILWAFGPNYLTKKALNYLHSLLFNVTKVPSDPVTGDNIWHYIAKDRSEDIVTNIKNCNIHTEALEACNKQGITPLQLVPPDTHHDISQCLIMNIASDGAEYYKSGDYDKALELYSKALDKQIALSCEYTDKLSDKDKSSHNTNIGKLLYNKARSLMHLRRWSESITTCELCIAYLPRYGNAYETIIQAADSLLDWEKGLDVCIEYQVACGVDLRERREFFNAQLNATAFQILQIPINSSQKTIKQSFNNLCKVWHPDKIHDDDDLKRRSTFHFNRLFNARQLLMDDDTRLIEMGKLETNYICPNPIFKPNDDRSFTVDKFSKLHFEVMMQTQSVGLLEMAGKRMGDEIDKANLILSNLQSKLLETANNTSGRNTDDNYVERMRFMDNIMNTHNKTTNDDSMYRVESNYNDDENFPTPNFPPNFQGVQSFASSNPQSSNVFGRYAKNVPTTSSFWRASSIKDSWLSGVNGSGGGGSKMRDSSMARIKEPDTARIRTSSTSRAREYSSARNMSRSATGGKDARMPTSKIRPLGFRIYSAAEG, encoded by the exons ATGAAAAGTGCTGAATCTAATTTATTGTCTGCGGCACTGCTAGAATTATCTATTCAAGCACAGGATTTGGAACGTAAAGTCACAACACTTTCTCAGTTAGAAGAGTTGAAATCTAAAATATCAGAAAAAGATGAGTTAATTGAAAGGCTAAAACTCAAAATATCACAGATAGAAGCTACAAATTTAGATCTGGagaataaattatctaatgcTAACCAATCAACTAATGGTTCGACAAATATACCAATACCCAGTGTAGATTACCCTGAATATGTTGTATATAATCTGCTAGATAAGTTGTACCTTCATGTACCTGATTGGCAAATATCGACTTTTTCTTCTGAAATAAACAGATTATTAACCTTAAATCCTGGACTAGCAGATCATCCAACGGTGATAAGCGTGCTACAAGGCTCGGTTATCCAAGATGCTTTGGTCTTGATTGATAGGCTAGAAGATGAAACGGATTGCACTGAGATTGAATCACAACtgtcaaatttttcaaatcaGAGAACCCTACTTGCCAATCGCctttgtttatttttaatactTAAGAATATGCACCTCAccaatatttacaaaatattattcaCAAGTTTATTTTACGAAAACTCTCGAATTGTTGCTATTATAAAAGATGCTTTGTTTGCAAAGATGCTCGATTTACAATTGTTGAGTGACAATAGTGACTTTAAACACCCAATTCTTTGGGCTTTCGGACCAAATTACTTAACAAAAAAAGCATTAAACTACCTTCATTCACTACTATTTAATGTAACAAAAGTGCCATCCGATCCTGTCACTGGCGATAATATTTGGCACTATATAGCAAAAGACCGAAGTGAAGATATTgtcacaaatattaaaaattgtaatatcCATACCGAAGCTCTTGAAGCATGTAACAAACAGGGAATAACTCCACTTCAGTTAGTGCCACCAGATACACACCATGATATTTCTCAATGTTTGATAATGAATATAGCTTCAGATGGAGCAGAGTACTATAAATCAGGAGACTATGACAAAGCATTGGAGTTATATTCCAAGGCTTTAGACAAACAAATAGCACTTTCTTGTGAATACACTGATAAGCTTAGTGACAAAGATAAATCATCGCATAATACAAACATTGGCAAATTACTCTACAACAAAGCACGTTCACTCATGCACTTAAGAAGATGGAGCGAATCAATTACAACTTGTGAATTATGTATTGCTTATCTACCTCGCTATGGTAACGCCTATGAGACAATAATTCAAGCAGCCGATTCGTTATTGGATTGGGAAAAGGGCTTGGATGTATGCATTGAGTACCAAGTCGCATGTGGTGTAGACCTCCGTGAAAGGAGAGAATTCTTCAATGCGCAATTAAATGCTACTGCATTTCAGATTTTGCAGATtccaattaattcatcCCAAAAGACCATCAAACAA tcatttaataatttgtgcaAAGTTTGGCATCCGGATAAAATACACGATGATGATGATCTCAAACGTCGATCAACTTTTCATTTTAACAGATTATTCAACGCACGGCAATTACTAATGGATGATGATACTAGGTTGATTGAGATGGGTAAACTTGAGACAAATTATATCTGTCCCAATCCCATATTTAAGCCGAATGATGATCGATCATTTACcgttgataaattttccAAGCTTCATTTTGAGGTGATGATGCAAACTCAGTCTGTGGGCCTACTTGAAATGGCTGGAAAGCGAATGGGAGATGAGATCGATAAGGCAAATCTCATTTTATCTAACCTACAATCAAAGTTGTTAGAGACTGCTAATAATACTAGTGGTAGAAATACTGACGATAATTATGTCGAGAGGATGCGTTTTatggataatataatgaatacACATAACAAGACCACTAATGACGACTCAATGTATCGTGTTGAATCTAATTataatgatgatgaaaattttccaaCTCCAAACTTCCCACCCAATTTCCAAGGCGTTCAAAGTTTTGCCTCTTCCAATCCGCAATCATCCAATGTTTTTGGCAGATATGCCAAAAACGTGCCTACTACTAGCAGCTTTTGGAGAGCTAGCAGTATAAAAGATTCATGGTTATCAGGTGTTAATGGATCTGGCGGTGGTGGTTCTAAAATGAGGGATTCCAGCATGGCACGAATTAAGGAACCTGATACAGCCAGGATAAGAACTTCGAGTACTAGCCGAGCGCGTGAATATAGCTCTGCTAGGAACATGTCCAGATCAGCCACTGGTGGTAAGGACGCTAGAATGCCTACAAGTAAGATAAGACCTTTGGGCTTCAGGATATACAGCGCTGCTGAAGGATAG
- a CDS encoding ATP-dependent Clp protease adaptor protein ClpS, putative (overlaps_old_locusTagID:BBM_II03245) — MGVKRLVSSLPQMEPMPKRSLEVEKGDSTKQQVHSDFLVHKLRETAASIREQTKASESNKEEREKETTSWLALAQCIPHLSLAKAHTITVQAHSDGQATVLATWRDRANMYCESLQRHGLTVSTMHTNQNGN, encoded by the exons ATGGGAGTGAAGCGTCTTGTGTCATCTCTGCCTCAAATGGAACCAATGCCCAAAAGAAGTTTAGAAGTAGAAAAAGGCGATTCCACAAAACAACAAGTCCACTCCGATTTTTTAGTTCACAAACTAAG GGAAACCGCCGCCTCTATCCGCGAACAAACTAAAGCCAGTGAGAGTAATAAAGAGGAAAGGGAGAAGGAAACAACCAGTTGGCTC GCGCTGGCTCAATGTATACCTCATTTGAGTCTAGCAAAAGCACATACCATAACAGTACAGGCTCACAGCGATGGGCAGGCTACGGTGCTTGCCACGTGGAGGGATAGGGCAAATATGTATTGTGAATCATTGCAACGCCACGGTTTGACCGTTTCCACGATGCATACAAATCAGAATggcaattaa
- a CDS encoding hypothetical protein (overlaps_old_locusTagID:BBM_II03225), with the protein MGPKNIRNFRGMKPKDIPVPPPPFDSIEPNNSPSLSTQHLPYKPSILASKSMYNNQRQKHVTTVKIANVAKQTKLNKNIEDDVTASQSFNLLELQFQAQLLSDLQSLEPIIDLPSDEDSLGIEWTYTKLDNMLLNNRNYHIRVDKKNEEDDQINSGDITPNETNVQSQLTSQHSISSNDSNGHDFNSFTYWLIKGKQNDLSSVETMVKTAGFNYLDVPRNLLPIAAQVCARAFFDPSYRTYLDQMDESIY; encoded by the coding sequence ATGGGCCCTAAGAATATAAGAAATTTTAGGGGAATGAAGCCTAAAGACATACCGGTGCCCCCTCCGCCATTTGATTCTATTGAACCTAATAATTCACCATCCTTATCCACTCAGCATCTCCCATACAAGCCTTCTATACTTGCTAGTAAAAGTATGTACAACAATCAACGACAAAAGCATGTCACTACTGTTAAAATCGCAAATGTTGCAAAgcaaacaaaattaaataagaATATAGAAGATGATGTTACTGCATCCCAATCGTTTAACCTTCTTGAACTTCAATTTCAAGCACAATTGTTGTCTGATTTACAGTCGCTGGAGCCTATTATCGATTTACCTTCCGATGAAGACTCATTGGGTATAGAATGGACCTATACCAAACTTGACAATatgttattaaataatcGCAACTATCACATTAGAGTGgataaaaaaaatgaagAAGATGATCAAATAAATTCAGGAGATATTACACCAAATGAAACTAATGTACAAAGTCAATTGACAAGTCAacattcaatatcatccaaCGATTCTAATGGACATGATTTCAACAGTTTTACCTACTGGTTAATTAAAGGTAAACAGAATGACTTGAGTAGTGTAGAAACTATGGTTAAAACCGCGGGATTTAATTATCTTGATGTGCCAAGAAATTTACTTCCAATCGCTGCGCAAGTTTGTGCAAGAGCATTTTTTGATCCCTCATACCGTACTTACTTGGATCAAATGGATGAAAGCATTTATTAG
- a CDS encoding hypothetical protein (overlaps_old_locusTagID:BBM_II03250): MDEFQIPQLHLDKSHSDTTKGCGYLTWTNWLETLFTLCDNLDRLCHAIDPQFPTYTHDIDNLDCSNIEDNSTARMNANALKHRTQQTLERDANITATSSVTGCVDSDGQRAETDPNEVNRYIRSANLAHAPSITQTHKSNYPCNLHYNNVIPQHTIQITADLPPRSNISNSYTGGYSYSPISNNTNGSNTDQYCYTNDAYNLDYQYQLYLDAWAQSVQPSQHLQSINQQTIGQQQNPRQFDCKDMVYTNYQYTGVNGADRYNSQSPSLINKVNQINYDGSTTPTTSTPNYSPTYNTRRRKDDLSVPKATNEFDYLLSMPSQRIPVNSKDDMKCEIAGVYWDKRSWIASWYEDGKRYYKSFSARTHGFYRSKYFAIQIRLGKVRQNIIKQQRPRPRRINHT, encoded by the coding sequence ATGGATGAATTTCAAATACCCCAACTGCATTTAGACAAATCTCACTCAGACACAACCAAGGGTTGCGGTTATTTGACTTGGACCAATTGGCTAGAGACGCTATTCACATTGTGCGATAATTTGGACCGATTGTGCCACGCGATTGATCCTCAATTCCCAACATACACTCACGACatagataatttagattgTTCAAATATCGAAGACAACAGCACTGCAAGAATGAATGCAAATGCTTTAAAACACAGAACCCAGCAGACACTTGAAAGGGACGCAAATATCACAGCCACTAGTTCAGTCACTGGCTGTGTTGATTCTGATGGACAGCGGGCCGAAACAGATCCAAATGAAGTAAATAGATATATCAGAAGCGCCAATTTGGCCCATGCGCCATCTATTACCCAGACACATAAATCAAATTACCCCTGCAATCTCCATTACAATAATGTGATCCCTCAACACACAATTCAGATTACTGCAGATTTGCCTCCGCGAAGCAATATTTCCAACTCTTACACCGGCGGGTACTCTTATTCTCCAATTTCCAACAATACAAACGGCTCAAACACTGACCAGTATTGCTACACCAACGATGCCTACAACCTTGACTACCAATACCAACTCTACTTAGACGCATGGGCACAATCTGTTCAACCATCACAACACCTCCAATCTATCAATCAGCAGACGATAGGTCAACAACAGAATCCCCGGCAATTCGATTGCAAAGATATGGTTTATACCAACTACCAATACACTGGTGTCAATGGGGCTGACAGGTACAACAGTCAATCTCCCTCATTGATTAATAAAGTGAACCAGATTAACTATGATGGATCTACTACTCCCACCACTAGCACTCCGAATTATTCACCAACCTACAACACTAGGAGGAGGAAGGATGATTTGAGTGTCCCAAAAGCtacaaatgaatttgactACCTACTTTCAATGCCATCACAGCGTATTCCAGTAAATTCTAAGGATGATATGAAGTGTGAGATAGCAGGTGTTTACTGGGATAAGCGTTCATGGATTGCTTCATGGTATGAAGATGGAAAGAGGTACTATAAGAGCTTTTCTGCCAGGACACATGGGTTCTATAGAAGCAAATACTTTGCCATTCAAATTAGATTGGGGAAAGTTAGACAGaacattattaaacaaCAGAGGCCAAGGCCTAGGAGGATTAATCACACCTAA
- a CDS encoding hypothetical protein (overlaps_old_locusTagID:BBM_II03230;~overlaps_old_locusTagID:BBM_II03235): MEPNQLTNEHTTQHDNEHSSSWMNEVDKICKKAMQSLENTHEITVNIGKSAINCLDELNNQSDTICRINQMVNTAIGSLSDTAKCLKDMASPVTSIISGMYDEYVVPNVNSSQVSTGTDTENNRGNIDASTKEDISINMKNNIVIFDEKECKADKNAGPDQEIQGDGILANFSRTSCNKLDQIIDQLQFNKGATEELVKSFYEDKQKLIDTVDNVKNLQDNLAKVQSAMSNM; this comes from the exons ATGGAACCGAACCAACTGACTAATGAACATACAACCCAGCATGATAATGAGCATAGCAGTTCTTGGATGAATGAA GTCGACAAAATATGTAAGAAAGCTATGCAATCACTGGAAAATACGCATGAAATCACAGTTAATATTGGGAAAAGTGCTATTAATTGCTTGGATGAATTGAATAATCAATCTG ATACTATTTGTCGGATAAATCAAATGGTTAATACTGCAATTGGTTCACTAAGCGACACTGCAAAATGCTTAAAAGACATGGCCTCTCCTGTCACTTCTATAATATCCGGGATGTATGATGAATATGTTGTACCAAATGTTAATTCCAGTCAAGTATCTACAGGAACTGATACCGAAAATAATAGGGGGAATATTGATGCATCGACTAAAGAAGATATtagtataaatatgaaaaataatatcgTCATTTTTGACGAAAAAGAATGTAAAGCAGATAAAAATGCGGGTCCAGATCAGGAAATTCAAGGTGATGGGATTTTAGCCAATTTTTCGAGGACTTCCTGTAATAAATTGGACCAGATAATTGATCAG TTGCAATTTAACAAGGGCGCCACTGAGGAACTTGTAAAATCTTTTTATGAAGATAAACAAAAACTAATAGACACTGTGGATAATGTGAAGAATCTCCAAGATAATCTAGCAAAAGTGCAATCAGCAATGTCTAATATGTGA
- a CDS encoding hypothetical protein (overlaps_old_locusTagID:BBM_II03270): protein MNWKLLAADSETISVGSTMTSTLPGVYRLIRQNAINVAKESFALKKRPVPPYSITAETLMNEIRRFDLDYRNRKKRNKSIVIMNKELTTSFDTPTNVTFPDPGTSVTIDSNLHTDFLRWEREKMMVLNNIQNRHKRTSVITSSTSFDFKTNDIPRESTAFNDYHEMILRWLDTCYIAKDPIPETITNAFKNIYANEIVHDDLNDIVDMILACGKAVATKTGFIGCLSVILRYLETLNRQVLEMPESYSDFDQLSRIIAIANEKYKRDSLKINDEYFFYILYLLLKTGNITGLEYLSSNKSESLWKDYELDPPPLYSKFCMSLVNVIKYTIDPVKNAASIHDRQLLTLDINRSSISRNPDMDNYPFYKLLIYNILLPEIARDKDHPFTKLNSLDDINLIFEKIWYRLHLILMGSPTTMPQSVANLCKEITTVGLSYMSKLSKDSTIKQVTSKLLLYCKLQCCGGCFFETLRLMMCTCQIPTVQQVAIMLTSYLDKCGVFSDGQMNYVSIQLWELPEHVSGIPYLLKVAYSSRRKVLVDTKICFAAITMNCKTNVLYAIAENYQEVMNSDMLGTIVPPTTPIYDSQSGNPNMLPGVKIGPLLNKLSKLTQVEHVSKIAIDTIAKYAIAQNKYAEAYNCYYSINSVDGMLKVIDSLLKQIVFENIDPKLGKEEIKEHNQYPSIICSMYDAIRVIYPSDAKLLLLEPKIDCMRIIALDYNEKYNEAFNFSKAKRIFSNGIRILATENDNVHLLAFSSLVNSIKQLIFTCQMPCNIISETEANYLVDLLDAAYKNSKSSKKLIVKALHDLLTFVNIHNTNM, encoded by the exons ATGAATTGGAAACTTCTAGCGGCAGACTCGGAGACTATCTCCGTGGGTTCCACAATGACTTCAACCCTTCCAGGTGTTTACCGTTTGATCCGCCAAAATGCTATAAACGTTGCAAAGGAGAGTTTTGCACTAAAGAAACGTCCGGTTCCACCGTACAGCATTACGGCAGAGACTCTCATGAACGAGATACGACGGTTTGACCTAGACTATCGCAACAGGAAGAAGCGCAACaaatcaattgttattatgaATAAAGAGTTAACCACTAGTTTTGATACACCAACCAATGTAACATTCCCGGACCCTGGAACTTCAGTAACGATTGATAGCAATTTGCATACTGACTTTCTTAGGTGGGAGCGGGAGAAAATGATGGTCCTTaacaatattcaaaatagACATAAAAGGACATCCGTCATAACATCGTCTACCTCGTTTGATTTCAAGACAAATGATATACCGAGAGAATCCACTGCATTCAATGATTACCATGAAATGATCTTAAGATGGCTAGACACATGCTATATTGCAAAAGACCCTATTCCAGAAACTATTACGAATGCTTTTAAGAACATTTATGCTAATGAAATAGTGCATGATGACCTAAATGATATTGTTGATATGATCCTCGCCTGCGGTAAAGCCGTGGCCACTAAAACTGGATTTATTGGCTGTTTATCGGTGATATTGCGTTACTTGGAGACTTTGAATAGACAAGTACTGGAAATGCCAGAATCATACTCGGATTTTGACCAGCTAAGCCGCATAATCGCAATTGCCAATGAAAAGTACAAGCGTGATTCGCTCAAGATAAATGATGAGTACTTTTTTTACATCCTCTATCTACTATTAAAAACAGGCAATATTACTGGACTGGAATATTTGTCGAGCAATAAAAGTGAATCTTTATGGAAAGATTACGAGTTAGATCCACCTCCActatattcaaaattttgcatgTCATTGGTTAATGTCATTAAATACACTATTGATCCTGTCAAAAATGCTGCATCCATTCATGATCGCCAATTACTCACTCTCGACATTAATAGGTCCTCAATTTCTCGTAATCCAGATATGGATAATTATCCTTTCTACAAACTATTGATCTACAACATATTACTACCTGAGATAGCACGGGACAAAGATCACCCCTTTACCAAACTTAATTCATTAGACGATATCAATCTTATATTTGAGAAGATTTGGTATCGTTTGCATTTGATTTTGATGGGTTCGCCCACAACAATGCCTCAATCAGTCGCCAATTTATGTAAGGAAATCACCACAGTTGGGCTGTCTtatatgtcaaaattgTCCAAAGATTCAACAATTAAGCAAGTAAcgtctaaattattactgTATTGTAAGTTGCAGTGTTGTGGTGGCTGCTTCTTCGAAACTCTTCGTCTAATGATGTGCACATGTCAAATACCAACAGTACAGCAAGTTGCAATCATGTTAACCAGTTACTTGGATAAATGTGGCGTTTTTAGTGATGGTCAAATGAATTATGTATCGATCCAGTTGTGGGAGTTACCGGAGCATGTTTCGGGCATCCCATATTTGCTCAAGGTTGCTTATAGTTCTCGTAGAAAAGTTTTAGTTGATACTAAAATTTGCTTCGCCGCCATTACTATGAATTGCAAAACCAATGTTTTGTATGCTATAGCAGAGAATTACCAG GAAGTGATGAATAGTGACATGCTTGGCACAATTGTCCCACCAACTACTCCAATTTATGACTCCCAATCTGGTAACCCCAATATGTTGCCCGGGGTAAAAATTGGTCCCCTGCTTAACAAGCTATCTAAATTAACCCAAGTTGAGCatgtttcaaaaattgcaattgaCACTATTGCCAAGTATGCTATCGCTCAGAACAAATATGCAGAGGCTTACAATTGTTACTACTCAATTAATAGTGTCGACGGTATGCTCAAAGTTATAGATTCTCTTTTGAAGCAGATTGTTTTTGAGAATATAGATCCCAAATTGGGCAAGGAGGAGATAAAGGAGCATAATCAGTATCCGTCGATTATATGTAGTATGTATGATGCTATAAGG GTTATTTACCCTTCCGATGCCAAACTATTACTACTTGAACCCAAAATAGATTGCATGAGGATTATAGCTCTTGACTATAACGAAAAGTACAATGAAGCATTTAACTTTTCCAAGGCAAAACGTATATTTTCTAATGGCATACGAATTTTAGCAActgaaaatgataatgtTCACCTTCTAGCATTTTCTTCGTTGGTAAACTCgatcaaacaattaatattcaCTTGTCAGATGCCTTGCAACATAATTTCCGAAACGGAAGCGAATTATTTAGTGGATTTGCTGGACGCCGCttacaaaaattccaaatctAGCAAGAAATTGATAGTCAAAGCGTTACACGACTTGTTAACCtttgtaaatatacataacacgaatatgtaa